Genomic segment of Streptosporangiales bacterium:
CGCTTCCTCGCTCACGGGGCCAACATAGGCGAGAGGGCACCGAAGTCGAGGGTGTCGGGGACCTTCGCCCGCAGGTCGGCGAGCAGCAGGTCCTCGACCAGCAACGCCCCGGCGCTCGCGGGCGACAGCACGACCCACAGCCAGCAGCCACCGGCCTCGCCGACGTAAACCGCCCGGTCGGCGTCGCTCTGCACGCACCACAGCGGGGCCTCGTGCCCGAGCGCACGCACCTGAGCGTCCGCTTGCCCCTTGCCGACGCCGCCTCCGGGGTCGACGCCCGGCAGCCCGGCGAACCGCGCGCCGAGTCCGACGCCGGGTTCCTCCGCGACCAGGAGGAGGTCGGCGGGCCCGCCGAACGGGTTGGGCCCCGAGCACGCCACGACGGTCGCCCGGCCGCCGGTGCGCTCGTCGCCGGCGTACGACGCCCCCGTCACGAGCCACGCGGCGGGCAGTGGGCGCGGCAGCCAGACGGGCACGCGCGCCTTGCCCGCGATGGCGGCGAGAGTGGCGGTACTCGGTCTGGCGGCCGCGTGGAACGGGTCGACGCGGCCGTGCCACGGGCACGTCCAGGCACTCGACCACGGACCCGGCGCATGGATCTGGTGCGGGCCGTGCGGGCAGGTCGGCGCCCGATGCATGCCCATGACCATACTGAAGCCATGCTGATCCCGTGCGTAGGCGGCGTCGTCGACGACGGCGCGCGCCTGCTGCTGGTGCGGCGTGGACGGCCGCCGGGCGAGGGCCTGTGGTCGCTGCCCGGCGGGCGGGTCGAGCCCGGCGAGAGCGACGCCGAGGCCGTCGTCCGCGAGCTGCATGAGGAGACCGGACTCGCCGTGAGCCCGGGCGCGCTCGTCGGCACGGTCGAGCGCGACGCTCCCGGCGGGGACACCTACGTCATCCGCGACTACCGATGCACGGTCGTCGGCGGCACCCTCGCCGCGGGCGACGACGCGCGTGACGCCCGCTGGGTGCCGTACGCCGACGTGCCTGCCCTCCCCCTCACGGACCGGCTCCTCGACACCCTCAGGTCGTGGCGCGTGCTCCCCCCGCCGGTCACTTGACGGACGAGTCGCCGAGCTGCTCGCGGACGAAGGCGCGG
This window contains:
- a CDS encoding NUDIX domain-containing protein → MLIPCVGGVVDDGARLLLVRRGRPPGEGLWSLPGGRVEPGESDAEAVVRELHEETGLAVSPGALVGTVERDAPGGDTYVIRDYRCTVVGGTLAAGDDARDARWVPYADVPALPLTDRLLDTLRSWRVLPPPVT